One part of the Mycolicibacterium aromaticivorans JS19b1 = JCM 16368 genome encodes these proteins:
- a CDS encoding RND family transporter, translating into MILLNKDEKPQAEPGRRPHIAQWVRWLSVPIILGWLALTVVTNIVVPQIEVVGQQQSVPMTAMDAPSSVAMSTIGNTFHEFKSNTSVMIVLEGDQPLGDAAHQYYNEIVKKLEADKTHVEHIQDFWSDPLTAAGSQSADGKSAYVQAYLAGNMGEGLANESVEAVKSIVESVPAPPGIKAYVAGSSALINDTHIAGDRSLKIITGLTFGVITVMLLVVYRSIVTVLIALVMVFLELAAARGVVAFLGYHHLIGLSTFAVNLLVMVAIAAGTDYVIFLFGRYQEARSKGADKESAYYEMYHGTGHVIVGSGMTIAGALFCLHFTRSPMFQSMGVPLFVGMVVVVAAAMTLGPAVVTAASRFGLLEPKAASRERFWRRIGTAVVRWPGPILVATTFVCLIGLLALPGYRTDYNDRHYLPADIPASEGFAAAERHFPEARLSPELLMLQSDHDLRNSADFLVIDRVAKAIFHTPGIGRVQTITRPLGTPIEHSSIPFLLGMQGTTQTLNQSYMQDRMKDMLKMGDDMNVSIDQMTKMYDLLGQLNAVTHSMVGKMDLTLADIQTLRNHIADFDDFFRPLRNYFYWEPHCFDIPVCNSIRSVFDTLDGIDTMTDDFQLLVPDLHKLDLLTAQMRTLMPPMIDTMRSMRTMQLTLQSTQSGQQDQIAAMQDNQSAMGKAFDEAKNDDSFYLPPEAFDNPDFKRGMKMFLSPDGKAVRFIISHEGDPMSPEGLSHIDPIKNAAFEAIKGTPLEGSKIYLAGTAASFKDMQDSADYDLMIAGLAALCLIFIIMLIITRAVVASAVIVGTVALSLGTSFGLSVLIWQDLIGRPLHWMVMVMAIVILLAVGSDYNLLLVARLKEEIPAGLKTGIIRAMGGSGSVVTSAGLVFAVTMAAMAFSELTVIAQVGTTIGMGLLVDTLVIRSFMTPSIAALLGRWFWWPQRVRPRPVPSPWPNPAARAANTEPIPAQSRQ; encoded by the coding sequence ATGATCCTGCTGAACAAAGACGAAAAGCCGCAAGCGGAACCGGGGAGGCGGCCCCACATCGCGCAGTGGGTGCGCTGGCTGTCCGTCCCGATCATCCTGGGCTGGCTGGCGCTGACCGTCGTCACCAATATCGTCGTGCCGCAGATCGAGGTCGTCGGCCAGCAGCAGTCGGTGCCGATGACGGCGATGGACGCGCCCTCGTCGGTCGCGATGAGCACGATCGGCAACACATTCCACGAGTTCAAGTCGAACACCTCGGTGATGATCGTGCTGGAAGGCGACCAGCCGCTCGGCGACGCTGCGCACCAGTACTACAACGAGATCGTCAAGAAGCTCGAGGCCGACAAGACCCACGTCGAGCACATCCAGGACTTCTGGAGCGATCCGCTCACCGCCGCCGGGTCGCAGAGCGCCGACGGCAAATCCGCCTATGTGCAGGCCTACCTGGCCGGCAACATGGGCGAGGGTCTGGCCAATGAATCGGTCGAGGCAGTCAAGTCGATCGTCGAGAGCGTGCCCGCACCGCCGGGGATCAAGGCCTACGTCGCCGGATCGTCGGCGCTGATCAATGACACCCACATCGCCGGTGACCGCAGCCTCAAGATCATCACCGGTCTGACGTTCGGCGTGATCACCGTGATGCTGCTGGTGGTCTACCGCTCGATCGTCACGGTGCTGATCGCCCTGGTGATGGTGTTCCTCGAACTGGCGGCGGCGCGCGGCGTGGTGGCGTTCCTGGGCTATCACCACCTGATCGGACTGTCGACGTTCGCGGTCAACCTGCTCGTGATGGTCGCGATCGCGGCCGGCACCGACTACGTGATCTTCCTGTTCGGCCGATATCAGGAGGCGCGCAGCAAGGGCGCGGACAAAGAGTCCGCCTATTACGAGATGTATCACGGCACCGGGCACGTGATCGTCGGGTCCGGGATGACGATCGCCGGCGCGTTGTTCTGTCTGCATTTCACCCGCAGCCCGATGTTCCAGTCGATGGGCGTTCCGCTGTTCGTCGGCATGGTGGTGGTGGTTGCCGCCGCGATGACACTCGGCCCCGCCGTAGTGACCGCGGCCAGCCGCTTCGGCCTGCTGGAGCCCAAGGCGGCGTCCCGTGAACGTTTTTGGCGGCGCATCGGCACCGCGGTGGTCCGCTGGCCGGGACCGATCCTCGTGGCGACGACCTTCGTCTGCCTGATCGGGCTGCTTGCGCTGCCCGGCTACCGAACCGACTACAACGACCGGCACTACCTGCCTGCCGACATTCCGGCCAGTGAGGGGTTCGCCGCCGCCGAGCGGCACTTCCCGGAGGCGCGGCTGAGCCCTGAACTCCTGATGCTGCAAAGCGACCACGACCTGCGTAACTCGGCCGACTTCCTGGTGATCGATCGGGTGGCGAAGGCCATCTTCCACACGCCGGGCATCGGACGGGTGCAGACCATCACCAGGCCGCTGGGTACCCCGATCGAACACAGCTCGATCCCGTTCCTGCTGGGTATGCAGGGCACCACGCAGACGCTGAACCAGTCCTACATGCAGGACCGGATGAAGGACATGCTGAAGATGGGCGACGACATGAACGTCTCCATCGATCAGATGACGAAGATGTACGACCTGCTCGGGCAGCTCAACGCCGTCACCCACAGCATGGTCGGCAAGATGGACCTGACGCTGGCCGACATCCAGACGCTGCGCAACCACATCGCCGACTTCGACGACTTCTTCCGGCCGCTCCGCAACTACTTCTACTGGGAACCGCACTGCTTCGACATCCCGGTGTGCAACTCGATCCGGTCGGTGTTCGACACCCTGGACGGCATCGACACCATGACCGACGACTTCCAGCTGCTAGTACCGGATCTGCACAAGCTGGACCTGTTGACGGCCCAGATGCGCACGCTGATGCCGCCGATGATCGACACGATGCGCTCGATGCGGACCATGCAGCTCACCCTGCAGAGCACCCAGTCCGGTCAGCAGGATCAGATCGCGGCCATGCAGGACAACCAGAGCGCGATGGGCAAGGCGTTCGACGAAGCCAAGAACGACGACTCGTTCTACCTCCCGCCGGAGGCGTTCGACAATCCGGACTTCAAGCGCGGCATGAAGATGTTCTTGTCGCCGGACGGAAAAGCGGTGCGGTTCATCATCTCTCACGAGGGTGATCCGATGTCACCGGAGGGTCTCAGTCATATCGACCCGATCAAGAATGCGGCGTTCGAGGCGATCAAGGGCACCCCGCTGGAGGGCTCCAAGATCTATCTCGCCGGCACCGCGGCCAGCTTCAAGGACATGCAGGACAGCGCCGACTACGACTTGATGATCGCCGGGTTGGCGGCCCTGTGTCTGATCTTCATCATCATGCTGATCATCACCCGGGCCGTGGTGGCCTCCGCGGTGATCGTGGGCACGGTGGCATTGTCGCTGGGCACGTCATTCGGTTTGTCGGTGTTGATCTGGCAGGACCTGATCGGCCGTCCGCTGCACTGGATGGTGATGGTGATGGCGATCGTCATCCTGCTCGCGGTCGGTTCCGACTACAACCTGCTGCTGGTGGCGCGCCTCAAGGAGGAGATCCCGGCCGGCCTCAAGACGGGCATCATCCGCGCGATGGGCGGCAGCGGTTCGGTGGTCACCTCCGCCGGCCTGGTGTTCGCGGTGACGATGGCGGCCATGGCCTTCAGCGAGCTGACGGTCATCGCGCAGGTCGGCACGACCATCGGCATGGGCCTGCTGGTCGACACGCTGGTGATCCGCTCGTTCATGACGCCGTCGATCGCCGCCCTATTGGGCCGGTGGTTCTGGTGGCCGCAGCGAGTGCGGCCACGTCCGGTGCCGAGCCCGTGGCCCAACCCGGCGGCCCGGGCGGCGAACACCGAGCCGATCCCGGCCCAATCCAGACAGTAG
- a CDS encoding DUF389 domain-containing protein has protein sequence MLHLRVIAPVDLRDDVLAVLQRQVGVTHLVVHQGAALDPPGDEISADIARECANDVVDDLKALDLHHKGAITLDVVDTVVSTAAYRAEKQADGDPGDAIVWEELAARTREESTLNITFLLFLCLACMIAAVGVVTDSPVTVVGAMVVGPEFGPLAALAVALVRRRLDLARRASLALLVGFPVAMAVTAAFVLGGEALGWIELGSTRQLTDVDFIFRVGPLSFVVALLAGAAGMLSLVSAKSAALVGVFISVTTVPAAGFAVVAASVGEWDVAAESAAQLAINLVGITVAGVLVLATRRRHETRRHGTGRLWAGPKTD, from the coding sequence GTGCTGCATCTGCGGGTGATCGCGCCGGTCGACCTTCGCGACGACGTGTTGGCTGTCCTGCAGCGGCAGGTCGGGGTGACGCACCTGGTGGTGCATCAGGGGGCGGCGCTGGACCCGCCGGGTGACGAGATCTCCGCCGACATCGCACGTGAATGCGCCAACGACGTCGTCGACGACCTGAAGGCACTGGACTTGCACCACAAGGGCGCCATCACCCTCGATGTGGTGGACACCGTCGTATCCACCGCGGCCTACCGCGCCGAGAAGCAGGCCGACGGCGACCCGGGGGATGCGATCGTCTGGGAGGAGCTGGCGGCCCGCACCCGCGAGGAGTCCACGCTCAACATCACCTTCCTGCTGTTTCTGTGCCTGGCGTGCATGATCGCCGCGGTCGGCGTGGTGACCGACTCTCCGGTGACAGTGGTCGGCGCCATGGTCGTCGGCCCGGAATTCGGGCCGCTGGCCGCCCTGGCGGTGGCGCTGGTGCGCCGCAGGCTGGACCTGGCCCGCCGTGCGTCACTGGCACTGCTGGTCGGGTTCCCGGTCGCCATGGCCGTCACCGCGGCGTTCGTGCTCGGCGGCGAGGCGCTGGGCTGGATCGAGCTGGGCAGCACTCGTCAACTCACCGACGTCGACTTCATCTTTCGGGTCGGTCCGTTGTCGTTCGTGGTCGCGCTGCTGGCCGGCGCGGCAGGAATGCTGTCGCTGGTGTCGGCCAAATCCGCCGCCCTGGTAGGGGTGTTCATCTCGGTGACCACCGTGCCCGCCGCAGGTTTCGCTGTCGTCGCCGCGTCGGTCGGAGAATGGGACGTGGCCGCCGAATCCGCTGCGCAACTGGCGATCAACCTGGTGGGCATCACTGTGGCCGGAGTGCTGGTGTTGGCCACGCGCCGCCGGCACGAGACGCGCCGCCACGGTACGGGCCGACTGTGGGCGGGACCGAAGACCGACTAG
- a CDS encoding MmpS family transport accessory protein, with the protein MQLLRKIWLPIVIVLVIAIAAFGVFRLHGVFGKTETTRPGSGLANDTKPFNPKTVVYEIYGPPGAVATINYLDLDAQPQIARDVTLPWSLTLTTTAPAASANIVAQGDSDTIGCRIIVNGELKDEKTNTGVNAQTFCLVKSA; encoded by the coding sequence CTGCAGCTCCTTCGCAAGATATGGCTGCCGATCGTGATCGTTCTGGTGATCGCCATCGCCGCGTTCGGTGTTTTCCGCCTGCACGGCGTGTTCGGAAAGACCGAGACGACCCGGCCCGGTAGCGGCCTGGCCAATGACACCAAGCCGTTCAACCCGAAGACCGTGGTGTACGAGATCTACGGCCCGCCCGGTGCCGTCGCCACCATCAACTACCTCGACCTGGACGCCCAGCCGCAGATCGCGCGGGACGTCACCCTGCCGTGGTCGCTGACCCTGACAACCACCGCGCCGGCCGCATCGGCCAACATCGTCGCCCAGGGCGACAGTGACACGATCGGTTGCCGGATCATCGTCAACGGCGAGCTCAAGGACGAGAAGACCAACACCGGTGTGAACGCGCAGACCTTCTGCCTGGTCAAGTCCGCATGA